One genomic segment of Stenotrophomonas sp. 704A1 includes these proteins:
- the fliD gene encoding flagellar filament capping protein FliD: protein MADFGYGGIGSGLDISSIVNQLVAADRKPADNALNLQQSKTKMQLSSLGTVTAAFDKLKTALTALKATTAFDTRTVTATGKAGPNNADDVLTASVALYDLGTSKAAASNGTHKIEVKNLASAHKLIADTSVPKTDTFGAGTLTLTVGVGDKAKTMNIEVEAGDTLTTVRNKIDAAGRKEGVQATLISSGDNQYLSIAQEKTGAASAIKLEYGGSDPKLGALVGSLKENSPATDARLTIDGVEVVSASNTVADAVPGLTLNLKTPGLSTVTISTDTTAATKVMQEFVTAYNAAIAAINTETKYDQKTKEAAALTGDAQMRGAIAQLRSTMSGVLKDLAGDQLDAKALGLQTRGYPNADGTLVLDSTKFAAALAAQPEKIRQAVTGDTGGAGRLYSLVDGYVSTTVGKEGAFVARTKGLNSTLDNIDKRRKDLDARMVGVEARYKKQFVALDSLMGKLQQSNTALQQQLAQLNR, encoded by the coding sequence GTGGCAGACTTTGGATACGGTGGCATCGGCTCAGGGCTGGATATCTCCAGCATCGTCAACCAGCTGGTCGCGGCCGACCGCAAGCCAGCCGACAACGCGCTGAACCTGCAGCAGTCCAAGACCAAGATGCAGCTGTCGTCGCTCGGCACCGTCACCGCGGCCTTCGACAAGCTGAAGACCGCGCTGACCGCGCTGAAGGCCACCACCGCCTTCGACACCCGCACCGTCACTGCAACCGGCAAGGCCGGCCCCAACAACGCCGACGACGTGCTGACCGCGTCGGTGGCGCTGTACGACCTCGGCACCAGCAAGGCCGCCGCGTCCAACGGCACCCACAAGATCGAGGTGAAGAACCTGGCATCGGCGCACAAGCTGATCGCCGACACCTCGGTGCCCAAGACCGATACCTTCGGTGCCGGAACCTTGACGCTGACGGTGGGCGTGGGTGACAAGGCCAAGACCATGAACATCGAGGTCGAGGCAGGCGACACCCTGACCACGGTACGCAACAAGATCGATGCCGCCGGCCGCAAGGAAGGCGTGCAGGCCACGCTGATCAGCTCCGGCGACAACCAGTACCTGTCGATCGCCCAGGAGAAGACCGGCGCGGCCAGCGCGATCAAGCTGGAGTATGGCGGCAGCGATCCGAAGCTGGGCGCCCTGGTCGGCAGCCTGAAGGAAAACAGCCCCGCCACCGACGCGCGGCTGACCATCGACGGCGTGGAAGTGGTGAGCGCCAGCAACACCGTGGCCGATGCGGTGCCGGGCCTGACCCTGAACCTGAAGACGCCGGGGCTCAGCACCGTCACCATCAGCACCGACACCACCGCCGCGACCAAGGTGATGCAGGAGTTCGTCACCGCCTACAACGCGGCCATCGCGGCGATCAACACCGAAACCAAGTACGACCAGAAGACCAAGGAAGCGGCGGCGCTGACCGGCGACGCGCAGATGCGCGGTGCGATCGCCCAGCTGCGTTCGACGATGTCCGGCGTGCTCAAGGACCTGGCCGGTGACCAGCTGGATGCCAAGGCGCTGGGCCTGCAGACGCGCGGCTACCCCAATGCCGATGGCACCCTGGTGCTGGACAGCACCAAGTTCGCAGCCGCCCTCGCCGCGCAGCCGGAGAAGATCCGCCAGGCGGTCACCGGCGATACCGGTGGCGCCGGCCGCCTGTACTCGCTGGTGGACGGCTATGTGAGCACCACGGTCGGCAAGGAAGGCGCCTTCGTTGCCCGCACCAAGGGCCTGAACAGCACCCTGGACAACATCGACAAGCGGCGCA